From the genome of Rathayibacter sp. VKM Ac-2804:
GGCGCGATCGAGACGGGGTCCGTCTCCCCGGCCATGATGCCGCCCTGGGCCGAGCCGATGTCCGGGAGGTAGGAGGAGATGTAGACGAGGCGGGCGACGGCGGCGTGCGCTCCGGCCTCGGCGATCACCGTGCCGCCGTAGGAGTGGCCGACGACGATCGCCTCGTCGTCCTCGATGTCGTCGAGCGCGGCGCGCAGGGCGGCGGCGTCCTCGACCAGCCCGGCGCCGGCGCGGTCCGCCGCCGACTCGCCGCAGGAGGGCAGGGCGACGGCGCGGCTCGCGACACCGGTGCGCTCGAGGAGCAGCTCGGCGGTGCGGTGCCACCACCAGTCGCCGTCGCGGACCAGGGCGCCGTGCACGAAGAGCAGTTCCATGGCAGGAGTCTGCCTCCGATCGCCCGCCGTCGCCTCCCCGGAGGACCCGAGTCCGCTGACAGCGGAGCGCGGGGGCGACCCCTGGTCGGAGCGGGCGCTCTCGGCGTCCGGAGGGCGTTCCACCGGGCTTCGCTCAGGAGGGCCCGCCACTATCGAACCTGTTACCCGACGGAAGGTCCCCTGTGAGCACTCTCAAGCGCATCCTCAGCATGGCGTCGAAGGCGCTCGACTCCAAGAGCTCGTCGAGCTCCTCCTCGCGCCCCGCGACCGGTGGCGGCACGGACTGGCGCGACATGGTCCGCTCGGCCGCGAACGCGGTGACGGGCGACTCCCGATCCGCGTCCTCGAGCACGGCCGCGCCCAGCGCTCCCGCCTCGCGGACGCCCGGCCCCGCCCCCGCCTACGGCTCGCCGCACCCCTCGGCCCGTCCGCAGGACGCCCGACCGGCGGCCGCCATCGCGCCGGAGGACCGCGCGGCGATCGCCCGCTACGACTATCTGCTCCGCACCGCCGACCCCGAGCAGCTGGAGCAGGTGCACCGCGACGCGTTCGCCAAGCTGACCCCGGCCCAGCGCGCTCAGGTCGAAGGGCGCCTGCGCGACGAGCTGCCCGCGAACGAGCAGCCGCGCTCCTCCGCGCCCGACGATCTCGCCCGCGCGGCGACCAGAGGCGAGGCGCACAACCCCGGCTTCCTCAAGAAGATGTTCTCCAAGCCCGGGACCAAGGGTGCGCTGGCCGGTGCCGGAGTGGGCGCCGTCGCCGGCGTCGGCCTCGGTGCCGCGGGCGGACTGCTCGCGGCGGTCGCGGGCGGCGCGGTGCTCAGCGGAGTGGCCGGTCCGCTGCTCGCACAGGCGGCCGGGATGGGCGTGGACTTCGAGAACCTGGCCGGCGGGCTGGGCGAGTTCGGCGACCTCGGCGAGTTCGGCGACATCACCGGCGGCGTGGGCGAGTTCGTCTCCGGTGCCGGCGAGCACGTGTCGGGGCTCGGCGAGCAGGTGTCGGAGTTCGGCTCGAACTTCGAGATGCCCGACCTCGGCGGACTCGGGAACCTCTTCGACCGCTGAGTCAGCGGGCGCGGCGCCGCACGAGGAGTGCGAGCGCCGTGCCCACCACTCCCAGCAGCGCGAGTGCGGCGCCGGTGATCGCGACGGCGGTGGTCGACCAGTCCGGCGCGGAGTCGACGACGGTGCCGTCGAGCAGCTCCCAGCGGCAGGTGCCGCCGAGCGGCCACCAGGACCAGGAGCCGGCGACGAGCGAGCCCTCCTCGGCGGGCACGCGGCCGACGCTGGCGAGGCAGACGTCGTCGAAGCCCTGCGCGGCGAGGGTCGAGTACTGCAGCGCCACCAGGCCGAGGAGTGCCAGACCGACGACGAGTGCGGTCAGCGCGGCGATCAGCGCCACGCGGCGCGGGGTGAGGAAGCGGCGTCTCGCGGGGGCGGGGATCGGCGCGCTCATCCGTCGATGGTGTCACGCGGCGGCTGGGAGGCGGGTACGTCGTGCAGGTGGCTGTTCGTTCTGCAGGCGATCACGAGGCGAGAGCGCGTTCCGCCGCGTGGAGGTTTCCGGAACGCTCGGATCACCTGCAGATCGAACCGGTGGTGGTCGGGCGGAGGTGGTCGAGTGGGGCTCAGAGCCGGTGGCCCGCGAGCCGCAGGGCGACCGTGAGCAGCAGTGCCGTCGCCGCCAGGCCGACGGCGAGCAGGAAGATCCGCGGGTCGTAGCCGGTGACCGCGAGCGGGAGCAGGGCGCCGAGGACCGTGCCGATCTGCACGACGGCCATGTAGGCGCTCGCCCCGGCGCCGGGTCCGCCGCCGCTGGTCCGCTCGAGCAGGAGCAGGCCGATGCTCTGGTAGCCGGCGGCCGCGACCGCGTAGAGGGCCTGCGAGACGAGCAGCGCCGGATAGGACTGCGTGCTCGAGAGGATCGAGAACGCCAGGACCCCGGCGAGTGCGACGACGGCGAGCGTGAGCACGCTGCCGCGGGCGCTGCTGAGCCGGCTCAGTGCGGGCAGCGCCGCGAGCTCGAGGACCGCGGAGGCGAGGAGCACCGGCGCGACGAGCGCGGCGGGGACACCGGAGGAGACGGCGAAGAGCGGCAGGTAGATCGCCCGGAGCGTGTCGACCGACTTCAGCAGCGCGACCAGCGCCAGCGCAGCGAGGAAGACGAGGGCGAGGCGCGGGCGGGTGGAGCCGTCGCTGCGCGGCCCGTCCGGCGCCGCGAGGCGGGTCGACCGGCAGCCGGTCGCGCAGACCGCGGTCACCACGGCGGCGGCGACGGCGGCGAGCAGCGGATCGAGCCCGGCCTGCGCGAGCAGCGCGTAGAGGACGAGCCCGAGGATGTAGCCCGAGATCAGGACCGCGCGCATCCGGGCGATCGACGCCTCCTGAGTGTCGCCACCCCGCGCGGCGACGCGGCCGAAGAGCTGGGGGACGAGTGTGCTGACGAACAGCATCAGCGCCCCGCCCAGGTAGAGCACGACGACGTGGCCGCCGCTGGCGCGCACGAGGAGCAGCCCCACCGGGACGGCGAGCGAGGTGGCGACCAGGGCGGCCCTCGGGTAGCCGGCCCGGCGGATCCGGGGCACGAGGAGGGTGTTGTACGCGATCGCGATCGCGGCGTTCACGACGAAGAAGACCGCGATCTGCACCTTGGCGAGTCCCGCGGCATCGAGCGCGACGGGCACGCCGACGGCCGTGATGCCGCCGAACACCGCGTTGCTGAGCAGCGCGCCGGCGACCGGCCGGGGGAGGCGGATCGCGAGGGCCGTCGTCGTGCGGTCGTCGCTGGTCACTCGCACTCCTCCGGACGCGCCGGATCCCCTCGACGCGGCAGCAGCATCGGGTCTGCAGGCGTGATCGGGGATCCTCCGGTCGGCGGATGCCGACCCTCGGCTCGGGAGGAGACGCTAGCCGCGACCGCGCCCTGCTCGGAGGCCGCTGGCGCGCGGTACGCGGTCACCGCGGGACTCGAGGTGCACCGCCGCGGCGCCGGGCACGTCGGAACGGCGACTGCGAGGATCCTCAGGGGTTCGGCGACGTACCCTCGGACGCATGGGGTTTCTGTTCTCGCTGCTGACCGTCGTGCTGATGGTGCTGGCGCTCGTGGATGTCGTGCGTCAGCCGGACAACGTGGTCCGCAATCTGCCCAAGATCGTCTGGATCCTGCTGATCGTCTTCATCCCGCTGATCGGCGTGACGATCTGGTTCCTGCTCGGGCACGACTGGAAGAAGGGCGAGGGCGCCTCGTTCGTCCCGGGCGGGCGCACGAAGCGGCCGCGCCGCTCGAAGACGCCGCCCCCGCCGACGATGGTGGTGCGGCCGCCGACGAAGAGCACCGAGGAGCAGCTCGCCGACCTCGAGCGCGAGGAGGCGCACTACGCGCGGCTCGCCGAGGAGCAGCGCCGGCTCCGCGAGGGCGAGCGGCCGCAGGACGCCTGAGGCGTCGCGCGGCCGCTCCGGGCGCTAGCCCGCGGCTCCGAAGTTCGACGCCGTCCACTGCACCGAGGCGATCTTCGCCTGGCCCGCGATGCTGGGGTGGAAGTAGTCGGTGGTGCCGATCAGCGCCTTCGTGACGGGAGTCGCGGTGAGCGCGCCGCCGTCGTAGTCGCAGAGGGTTCCGGCCGCCGTGCAGGCCTTCTGCAGTGCGGTGTTGTACTGCGTCGTCCGGGTCTTCGCGGCGGTGGCCGAGGCCGAGGCGGCGGTGGTGCTGAGGCGGCCGCCGGTCGCGCTGACGCCGCGGGTGGTGCGGCAGAGGTTGCCCGAGGCCCAGACGACCGAGCCGAAGCCGCCCTTGACGACCGCCCACTCGGCGGCGACGTTCGGCATCGAGGAGAGGACGATCTTGGCGGCGGGCCAGGTGCTGCGGATCTTCGTGATCGCGGCGCTCGCTCCGGTGCTGAAGGCGGCGGCCGTGGTCATCGTGTAGCCGTCGGCGGCGACCGGGTTCTTCGCGGAGCAGAGGTCGTTGCCGCCGATCAGCAGGGTGACGACGTCGGGGCGGACACCGGCGGCGACGGCGGCGTCGATCCGGGCGGGGACGCCGGCGACGAGGTCGCCGGTCTGTGCGAAGTTGGCGGTGGTCACCGTGGTGCCGGGGTTGGCGGTGCGCAGGCGGCTCGCGAAGGAATTGACGGTCGTGTTCGTGCCGGTCGACCAGTTGTTGCGCGGGCAGTCGGCGAACTGGCCGCAGGTGCCGTAGGCCTGGGTGATCGAGTCACCGAGGCTGAGCATCGACAGGGTGGGGGTCGCGGCGGAGGCAGCGCCCGCGGGCACCACCGCCGCAGCGAGGGCGAGCACGGCGCCGACGGCGAGCGCGCGCACGCGGCGGCTCCCGGGACGGCGCGGGCGGAGGGAGGTGGGGAGGCGCATGAGGGGGAACCGCTCTCGGTCGGGGGACAGCGGTGGGGGCCGCCGATCCTGACGTTAGGCCTGCGGGGTCTCCGGCGGTCCTGCGCGCGTGGCCCCAGAACGGGGCCCGAGACGTCCGGCTCGATTCACTCGCGTCGGGCGCCGGAGGCCTGCAGGCGGCTGAGCGCCCAGACCACGGCGCCCGAGAGGACGAAGACGGCGGCGACGACCAGGACGTAGACCGCGACCCGGTCGTAGCCGATGCTGGGGCTCAGGAAGGGGTACGGCACCCAGCCGTCGGTCGCACCGCGGATCAGCACCACGACCAGCCAGACGATCGGGTAGATCGTGACGACCCAGAGGCGGCGCCAGGGCAGCGGCGGCCGGTCGGTGAAGAAGATCCAGTCGAGGAGGCCGTAGACCGGGAAGAGCAGGTGCATCACGGTATTGGCCCAGGGCAGCGTCACTCCGCCCGCGAGGCCGACGAGCAGCGTGTTGTAGACGAGGCCGACGACGATGATGTAGCTCGTCGTCGCCCCGCGGACCAGTGCCATGGTCCCGCTCTGCGCCCGGCCGGCGAGGGACAGCGCGGCGGTGATCAGGAGGACCGCGGCCATCAGCAGGTTGCCCTGGATCGTGAAGTAGCCGAAGAAGTTGACGGGGATCAGCGGCGTGCGCGAGGCGGAGTCGATCGCGGTGGCGGTGACCGCGGCGAGCACCGTGAGGGCGACCGCGATGCGCAGGACGGCGAGGAGGATCCGCAGCGCGCGGGTCCCTCGTGCGGGGGAGATCGGCGTCATCGCACGAGCGTAGCGAGCCGGCGGGAGGGGCGCGCCCGGCGGGTAGCCTGACCTGATGCTCACGATCGGTGTCGACCTCGCCGCGGAGCCCGTGCGGACGGCGGTCGCCGCGCTGGAGTGGAGCGGCGGCGAGGCGGTCGTCCGCTCGCTGGTGCTCGGCGCCACCGACGAGGACGTGATCGCCGCGTCGCGGGAGGCGACGACGATCGGCATCGACTGCGCGTTCGGCTGGCCGCTGGAGTTCGCGGCGTTCGTGTCCGCGCACACCCGCCGGGAGATCGCGCCGCGGACGCTCGCCGGGCGCGACTGGCGGCGGCGGCTCGCCTACCGGGAGACCGACCGCGCCGCGCGCGAGGTCACGGGGCGCTGGCCGCTGAGCGTGTCGACCGACCGGCTCGGCATGACGGCGATGCGCTGCGCCGAGCTGCTGGACGCCTTCGCGGCGGCGGGCGAGGACGTCGACCGATCCGGCGGCGGCCGGCTGGTCGAGGCCTACCCGGCGGCGGCGCTCCGGCTCTGGGGAGTCGACACCACGGGCTACAAGACGCGGCCCGAGGCGGTGGCGCTCGCCGTCGAGGCGCTGCGCCGGGCGGCGCCGTGGCTCGTGCTGCCGGTCGGCGCGGCGGCGCTGATGGCGCGCTCGGACGACGCCTTCGACGCGGTGATCGCGGCGCTGAACGCCCGCGCGCACGCCCTCGGGCGGACGGTGCCGGTTCCGGAGGAGCTCCGGGAGTCTGCGCTGGCCGAGGGCTGGATCGCGCTGCCGACGTGCGGGCTGGACGAGCTCGCCGGCTGAGGCGTCAGGCGGACAGCTTGCGGTCGGCGGCCGAGGTGATCGCCTCGGCGGCGCGCTCGGCCTCCTCGACGGTGGCGAAGGGGCCGGTGAAGGCCCCGGTCAGGACGGCTCGTCCGGGTTCGATCTCGAGTCGGAAGCGGGGCAGCTCCGCCCCGGGAACGACGACGATCCGGACTCCGTTGCGACTCCATCGTGCGGGCTGAAGAATGGGGATCTGGGTCATTGGTGCTCTTTCGCGTGCATCGTGCTCGGAAGGCTTCCGCCTCGACCGTGCGTCCTCACGCTAGGTCCGCGGGCGCCCTTCCCGAACGGGGTTGACCTCCCAGGTGCGCGGAGGTAGTCACCGACGGGACACCGTGTCCTGCCTCTCGGCGGCGAGGGCGGACTCGAGCTCCGCGTCGAGGGAGGAGTCCTCGTCCGGCTCGCCGCGACGGGGGAGCGGGGCGGTGAGACCGCGCTGCACGCGGAACCGGTGACCGAGCACGATCCCCAGGAGCGCGACCAGGAAGACGGCCAGACCGGTTCCCGCGATCGGGATCGCGACCGTGCCGAGCGCGCCCGGGACGGCGTCGCCCTCGTCGGTGACGGTGAGGGTGACGCGGATCGACTCCGGGACGCCCTGGGCGTCCTGCTCCCGCGCGATCCGGTCGAGGAGGGCCGTGGTGGCGGTGCGGGAGAGCTCGACGGCGCGAGCGGGATCGAACGAGGTTCCGATCACCGAGAGGAACGGCAGGGTGAAGCGGCCGCCGTTCGACTCGTCGCCGCGCGGCTGGGTGGTGCGGCGGACGGCGCCGACGCCGTCGCCCTCCTCGAGCGGACCGGCCTGCTCGGCGACGGCGGCGCGCACCTCCTCGCCGCTGGCGAGGTAGGCGTAGATCACCGCGGTGCTGCTGAGGTCGCTGACCTGGTCGTCCTCGACGCCGGGGACGCGCTCGACCCCGGGGATCTGGGCGACGAACGGGTTCTTCGGGCCGCCACCGAGCAGCACGGTCACGGCGGCGCTGTGCTCGCGGTCGCCGCGGAGGGTGAGCCCCTCGTCGGTGACGGTGAAGTGCACGGCGGTCGCGACGATCACGGCGAGGGCGGCGCTCGCGACGACGAGGAGCTTGCAGCGCCAGAGGACGAGGAGGTAGGTCGGCATTTCCACTGCTTCAGGGTGACCGTCGGGACCTTTCGCCAGCCTGAACAGCCTCGATGTCCCGCGGTCAGCCGGGAGCCGGCAGGCGGATCTCGAGCCGTGCGCCGCCGAGCGGGGAGTCGAGCAAGCGGGCGCTGCCGCCGCCGGCCCGCGCCGCCTCGGCGACGATCGCGAGGCCGAGCCCTGAGCCGCCGGTGTCGCGGGCGCGGGCGTCGTCGCGGCGCTCGAAGCGGAGGAAGACCCGCTCGCGGTCCCCGGCCGGCACACCCGGACCGTCGTCGTCGACCTGCACGACCGCGGTGCCCTCCTCCTGCCGGACCGTGAAGGCGACGGCACTCGTCGCGTGCCGCCGGGCGTTCTCGGCGGCGTTGCGGACCGCGCTGTGCAGCAGCGGCTCGTGCCCGTGCACTTGAGCGGGTCCGACGCCCTCGGTGCGCACGTCGACGCCCAGCGCGCGGAGCCGCGCGGCCTCGGCGAGGACGAGGTCGTCGAGGTCGACGTCCTGCTCCGCCACCGCCTCGCGCTCGTCGACCCGAGCGAGCAGGAGGAGGCTCGAGACCAGCTGCTGCATCCGCTCGCCCTCGTCCTCGACGACGCGGGCGAGGTCGGCGAGCGGCACCGCGGCCGGATGCTGCAGCGCGACCTGGGCGTGCTGCCGGATCGCCGCGACGGGCGAGCGCAGCTCGTGCGAGGCGTTGGAGACGAAGCGGCGCTGAGCGGTCTGCGAGCGCTCGAGGCGGCCGAGCAGTCCGTTCATCGTGCGGGCCAGGCGGGCGAGCTCGTCGCGGCCGGGCGGCTCCTGCACCCGCCGCTCCAGGTCGGCGGCCTCGATCGCCTCGACGTCGGCGCGGATCCGCTCGACCGGCCGGAGCGAGCGGCCGACGACGAACCAGACCAGCGCGCCGACGACCGCGGTGACGAGCGGGACGGCGACCGTGAGCAGCCGGACGGCCGAGCCCGCGGCGTCGTCGGCGCCGGCGAGTGTCCGTGCGACGACGACGGTCTCGCCCGGGTCGCCGCCGAGCTGGAGGCTCTCGGAGCCGACGACGAAGCGGGCGCCGTCGATCGAGGTGATCTGCGGCTCGTCGGAGACCGGCAGCGGCACGGCGTAGACGACGTCGTCGTCCGCGACCGCGACGACCGATCCCTCCCGCTGCAGCTGGATCACGACCTCGTCGGTGTTG
Proteins encoded in this window:
- a CDS encoding GDSL-type esterase/lipase family protein is translated as MRLPTSLRPRRPGSRRVRALAVGAVLALAAAVVPAGAASAATPTLSMLSLGDSITQAYGTCGQFADCPRNNWSTGTNTTVNSFASRLRTANPGTTVTTANFAQTGDLVAGVPARIDAAVAAGVRPDVVTLLIGGNDLCSAKNPVAADGYTMTTAAAFSTGASAAITKIRSTWPAAKIVLSSMPNVAAEWAVVKGGFGSVVWASGNLCRTTRGVSATGGRLSTTAASASATAAKTRTTQYNTALQKACTAAGTLCDYDGGALTATPVTKALIGTTDYFHPSIAGQAKIASVQWTASNFGAAG
- a CDS encoding Pr6Pr family membrane protein; the encoded protein is MTPISPARGTRALRILLAVLRIAVALTVLAAVTATAIDSASRTPLIPVNFFGYFTIQGNLLMAAVLLITAALSLAGRAQSGTMALVRGATTSYIIVVGLVYNTLLVGLAGGVTLPWANTVMHLLFPVYGLLDWIFFTDRPPLPWRRLWVVTIYPIVWLVVVLIRGATDGWVPYPFLSPSIGYDRVAVYVLVVAAVFVLSGAVVWALSRLQASGARRE
- a CDS encoding cation-transporting ATPase gives rise to the protein MSTLKRILSMASKALDSKSSSSSSSRPATGGGTDWRDMVRSAANAVTGDSRSASSSTAAPSAPASRTPGPAPAYGSPHPSARPQDARPAAAIAPEDRAAIARYDYLLRTADPEQLEQVHRDAFAKLTPAQRAQVEGRLRDELPANEQPRSSAPDDLARAATRGEAHNPGFLKKMFSKPGTKGALAGAGVGAVAGVGLGAAGGLLAAVAGGAVLSGVAGPLLAQAAGMGVDFENLAGGLGEFGDLGEFGDITGGVGEFVSGAGEHVSGLGEQVSEFGSNFEMPDLGGLGNLFDR
- a CDS encoding alpha/beta hydrolase; this translates as MELLFVHGALVRDGDWWWHRTAELLLERTGVASRAVALPSCGESAADRAGAGLVEDAAALRAALDDIEDDEAIVVGHSYGGTVIAEAGAHAAVARLVYISSYLPDIGSAQGGIMAGETDPVSIAPGDDGTLGVAGYDAASFGRRFLQDADETTQRAAWERVTTQSIAAFTTPTSVAGWQGVESTYLVCTEDGSTSVGLQRVHAERATRSIDLPTGHHPFLSRPDLVVAELEAILRS
- a CDS encoding DUF429 domain-containing protein, which translates into the protein MLTIGVDLAAEPVRTAVAALEWSGGEAVVRSLVLGATDEDVIAASREATTIGIDCAFGWPLEFAAFVSAHTRREIAPRTLAGRDWRRRLAYRETDRAAREVTGRWPLSVSTDRLGMTAMRCAELLDAFAAAGEDVDRSGGGRLVEAYPAAALRLWGVDTTGYKTRPEAVALAVEALRRAAPWLVLPVGAAALMARSDDAFDAVIAALNARAHALGRTVPVPEELRESALAEGWIALPTCGLDELAG
- a CDS encoding PLD nuclease N-terminal domain-containing protein; protein product: MGFLFSLLTVVLMVLALVDVVRQPDNVVRNLPKIVWILLIVFIPLIGVTIWFLLGHDWKKGEGASFVPGGRTKRPRRSKTPPPPTMVVRPPTKSTEEQLADLEREEAHYARLAEEQRRLREGERPQDA
- a CDS encoding HAMP domain-containing sensor histidine kinase; translated protein: MAPRPPWSIRVRLTALVSAAILAVLVAGSVAFTALLEQSLVDAEAFTANQQARQIATDTESAGRLPPFNTDEVVIQLQREGSVVAVADDDVVYAVPLPVSDEPQITSIDGARFVVGSESLQLGGDPGETVVVARTLAGADDAAGSAVRLLTVAVPLVTAVVGALVWFVVGRSLRPVERIRADVEAIEAADLERRVQEPPGRDELARLARTMNGLLGRLERSQTAQRRFVSNASHELRSPVAAIRQHAQVALQHPAAVPLADLARVVEDEGERMQQLVSSLLLLARVDEREAVAEQDVDLDDLVLAEAARLRALGVDVRTEGVGPAQVHGHEPLLHSAVRNAAENARRHATSAVAFTVRQEEGTAVVQVDDDGPGVPAGDRERVFLRFERRDDARARDTGGSGLGLAIVAEAARAGGGSARLLDSPLGGARLEIRLPAPG